The following DNA comes from Streptomyces sp. Ag109_O5-10.
CGCTGCCGCGCTCGTCACGCTGAAACGATCAGTCAGCTACGTGAGATGTCTTTCAGCCGAGAGCCGTAGAACGCCAGGTGGCGTTCCGCAGCGGTGGCCCAGGTGTGGCGGGCGGCGAGTCGGCGGCCCCTGGCCCGGCGCGCGGGGGTGTCGTCCGTGAGCGCGGCGCCGAGCTCAGCGGCGAGGTCCTGGTGGGTGGTCGCGAAACGGGCGGCGCTGTCGAACACCTCGCGCAGAACGGGCAGATCGCGTACGACCAGCGGAACTCCCGCGGCGAGTGCCTCCATCGCGGCGAGGCCGAAGCCCTCCTTGACGGAGGGGAAGGCGAAAGCGGAAGCGGCGGCCACCAGGGGCGGCAGCTCGTCCTCGGCGACTTGCCCCAACACGACCGGCTCGACGCCGAGTTCGGCTGCGCGTGCCTTCCAGTGGGCCCGGTAGTCGCGGTAGTCGAAGAGGGTCTCGCCGCCCGCGATCACCAGCCGTACCTCCGGGTGTGCGGAGCGCAGCAGGGCGTACGCCTCCAGCAGGTCCAGCGAGCCCTTACGGGGTTCGATGCCACCGACGGTGAGGACGTAACGGCCCAGACGGGCACGCCAGTTCGCGCGGGCGGCCGGCTCGGTGGTGGCGAAACGGTCGTAGGCCACTCCGTTGGGAATGACCGCCGCCTTGATGCCCCAGCCGTCGGCCAGTTCCGTGGCGACGGCCGCCGACACGCAGATGTGCGCGTACGGCTCGACGATGGCCCGCTCGTGGCAGGCGGCCAGTTCGGGGGTGGTGAAGTGGTCGATGTGGTGGACCGTGCGGACGCAGCGGCCCCCGACCGCGTTGGCGCTGATGCAGTCCTGGGCGTGGACGACGTCGTACGCCATCGCACAGGGCTCGAAGGCCGTGCCCAGGACGGCGATGGAGCGCAGGATCCGTTCGCCGACGGACTCCTCGGGCGGGCCGTCCGGGAACGGCACGATCCGCAGCCGTACGGCGGGGTCGACCGGCCGGAAGAAGCCCGCGTCGCCGCCGCGGCCCAGCGTCCACACCGTGACGTCCTGCCCGGCCGCGGCTAGCGCCTCGGCGAGGGCGAGGGTGTGGACGACGCCGCCGCGCGGCTTGGTGGAGTAGCTCAGCAGGGCGATCTTCACGTGCGGTCCTCCCGGTAGGCGCCGGGCCGGCGTTCGTCGAGGTGGCGCAGGATGCGGCGGGCGCGGTCGATCTCCTCGGCGACGTCGACCTCGGCGACCGCCAGGCCGGCCTTGGACCAGGTGCGGGCGAGGATGTCACCGCCCGGGCCGACCACCTTGGACTGGCCGAGGAACCGCATGCCGCCCATGGCGCCTGTCTGGTTGGAGGAGGCGAGGACGACCTGGTTCTCGGCGGCGCGGGCCTGGTCGTACAGGTCGAAGAGCTTGGCCTGGCGGTCCTGGGCCATGCGCGGGGCTCGGTTGGTGAGGGACGTGGGCCAGGCGGAGAGGCAGGCGAGGATCTCGGCGCCGTCCAGCGCCAGAGAACGGGCCGACTCGGGGAACGTCTTGTCGTAGTCGATGAGCATGCCGATGCGGCCGACGGGGGTGTCGAAGGCGTCGAAGCGGTCACCGGGCGCGTAGGCGGCGACCTCGCCGGCCGGCAGGTGGACCTTGCGGTGGCGGCCGAGGACACCGTCGCCGGTGACGCAGACCGCGGCGTTGTAGCGCTCGTCGCCGCCGTCCTCGCAGTAGCCGAGGCAGACCACCATCTCGGCGGCCAGACGGGCGACCTGGAGGATCAGCGGGTCCTCCGGCTTCAGGGCCGGCGGCAGGGCCTCGGTGTCGGGGTGGCGCAGGTCGGCGAGGTAGCCGCCGAGCGCGGCGTCGGGCAGGACCAGCAGACCGGCGCCAAAGGCGCGCGCGTCGTCGATGAGTTTGCCGATGCGGGCCAGGTCGAACTCCAGGTCGCGGCCGAAGTGGGCGGCCGCGGCCGCGATCCGGATCGTGCTCATGCGCTGACTGCTCCCGTGGGTACGTCGTAGGTCTCGGGCCGCCGGTCGCGCAGGTGCCCCATCGACCGCCGGGCGGTCTCCAGTGCCTGTACGACGTCGAGTTCGGCGACGGCGATGCCGGCGGCGACGCCCGTGTCGGCGAGGATCTCGCCGCCGGGGTCGACGACCTTGGCGCTGCCGACGAAGCGTAGCGACCCGAACGTGCCCGCCTGGTTGGCCGACAGCCACACGATCTGGTTCTCCAGCGCGCGGGCCCGGTCGAAGAGGTCGAAGCGGCGTTTCCAGCGGTCCTCTTCGAGGCTGGCGGCCGCGTTCGTCCGGGATCCCGGCCACGCGGAGACACAGACCCCGATCGCGGCGCCGTCGAGCGCGAGCGCGCGGGCGGACTCCGGGAACGCCTTGTCGTAGCAGATCATCATGCCGATCCGGCCGACCGGGGTGTCGAAGGCGTGGAAGCGGTCCCCGGAGGAGTAGCTGGCGTCCTCGCCGAGTGGCTGGTGGACCTTGCGGTGGTTGCCGAGGACGCCGTCGCCGGTGACGCAGACGACGCTGTTGTAGCGGGCTTCCCCGGCCGCTTCGCAGTATCCGGCGACCACCGTCATCTCCCCGGCCAGGGAGGCCAGTCGGCGGATCTCGGGCCCGTCGAGCCCGAGCGCGGGCGGGCCTTCGTCGAGTTCGGCGGAGTCGTCGAGGCTGAGCAGATACCCGCCGAGGCACGCCTCGGGCAGCGCCAGCAGGCGTACGCCCTCCTCCCGGGCTTCCTTGATCAGCCGTTCGGCTATCTGGAAGTCCTCCTCCAGATCGCGGCCGAACTCGGCGGCGACGGCGGCCATACGCAGGGTGGTCATGCGGTCCCCATCCCGGTCACGGTGGACATGACCGCTTCGGTGATCTCTCCGTCGGGCCAGCGCAGCCCGACGCCTTCTCCTTCGGTGAGCTCCCCGCACACCGCACCCGTGGCGGGCCCGGCGGGCAGGGGCGGTGCGCCCGGCTCGTCGGCCGTGAGCATCGCGAAGCCCGGGAAACAGGTGAGCCAGTCGCCCACGGAAGCACCCCCCGGCCGGGGCACGGCGGCCACGTCGAGCACCGCGCGGCAGCGGCTCGCCTCGGCGAGCATGCCGAGGGTGCCGGCGATGCCCGCCATCGACACGTCCTTGGCGGCGGCGGGCCGCGCGGCGGCCACCGCGCCGGTCATAGTGCGCAGTTCGTCGCTACGGCGGTGGCTGGTCGAGTCCCACTGGCGGCCCCGGTAGCCCGGGCGCCAGCGGCCGCCGAGGTCGGCGGTGAGCCGTACGGCGTGACCGGGGCGGCCGCCGCCACCGGGCACCGGCCGGTCGGTGCGGCCGAGCGCGGTCACCGACAGGGCGGCCGGGACGCCGAGCTGGGTGTGCCCGCCGAGCACCGGGATGTCGTACGCCTGTGCCGCCCGGGCCAGTCCGGCCAGGATGTGGGCGGCGTGCGCGGCGTCGCGAGCGCCCACCGCGTCCAGCAGCCCGAGCGGTGCGGCGCCCATCGCAGCGAGGTCGTTGACGTTCACGAGGACCGCGCACCAGCCCGCCCACTCGGGGTCCCGTTCGACCATGGACGGCACGATCGCGTCGCACGCCGCGATCATGTCGGTGCCGGGGACGGGGGCGCCGTCGTCACCGACGAAGCCCGGGGGAGGCGCCAGCGTGGTGAGGAGCGCTCCGAGGGGCGACTTCGTGGCCGCCGCGAGGGCGGCGATGCGGCCGATCGGCCAGCGCATCAGGACGTGCGGCATGCCCGCGACCGTCGTGTCCCGCACCCGCTGCCAGCCGAGCCGCCGGAACAGCACCTCGTTGCGCGCCTGGACGGTCGCGTCGAACCGCAGCACGCCCTCGGCCTCGGCGCGGGCGCAGGCGGCCCGGACGAGCGCCGCGCCGAGGCCGTGCGGGCCGCGGGCCCGGCGGGCGACGACCAGGCGCCCGCCCTGCCACCAGCCGAGGTCGGGGCCGTCGTCGACCGGGCAGAGACGCACCCCGCCGACCACGGTGCCCTCGGGGTCCTTCGCGACCAGGACGACGGTCCGGGGGTCGGTGTCGCGGTCGTCCAGGTCGTGCTGGGCGAAGAGCCCCTGCTCCTGGACGAAGGCGGCACGGCGCAGCTCCCGGTAGGCGGCCGTGTCCGCCGTGCCGTCCGCCTCTTCGATCCGGAAGGCGGGCCGTCGGGCGAGCGTGCTGCGGTCGCCCAGCAGGGCCAGGATGTCCTGCGGATCGTCCACGGTCGGCGCGGCCACGGAACCGTCGAGGTTCACGGCGCTCACCCGCCCGCTGCCCGAAGCACACTGCACGCCCCGCAGGCCGCGCAGCCGGCCCTCTGGTCGGCGCCGCTCATCCCGGCGGCGCGCAGCTTCGCGGCGACGCCCTCGGTGACGTACGTCAGGAGTTCCGCGCCGGGTGCCCCGACGCCGTCGCGGGCGGCGAGGGTGCCGCTCATCGGGCGGAACGGGACGACGAACGGGTACACCCCCCGGTCGATCAGCCTGCCCGCCCCGGCGACGAGTTCGTCGGGATCCTCGCCCAGTCCGACGAGGAGGTAGGTGGAGACGCGGTTCGGTCCGAAGACGCGCACCGCCTCGTCCCACGCGGCCTCGTACTCGGCCGGCGGGACCGTCGACTTGCCGGGCATCCAGCGTCGGCGCACCTCCTCGTCGAGGGACTCGACGTGGATGCCGATGGCGGTGGCCCCGGCGTCGTGCAGGGCGCGGATCCAGCCGAGGTCGCCGGGCGGTTCGCACTGCACCTGGATCGGCAGACCGGGCACGGCCTCCAGCACAGCCCGGACCGACCGTACGAGGTTGCGGGCGCCGCGGTCGGGTCCGGTGGTGGTGCCGGTGGTCATCACCATCTGCTTCACGCCGTCGAGCCGTACGGCGGCCTCGGCGACCTCGGCGAGCTGCGCCGGTGTCTTGGCGGCCACCGTGGCGCCCGAGCGCAGGGACTCCTCGATGGTGCAGAAGCGGCAGCGGTCGGGCTCGGCGTAGCGGATGCAGGTCTGCACGACGGTGGTGGCCAGGACGTCGGAACCGTGCAGGCGGGCGATCTGCTCGTAGCGGACACCGTCGGCCGTGGTCAGGTCGTAGAACTTCGGTCGCTGAACGGCGGTGAAGGAGATTCCGGTGTCCTCGTCACCGAGCCACACCTTGCCGTCCCGCACGGAGTAGGGACTGTGGGGGTTGCGGGGGAGGGCGGCGTTGGCACCGTCGACGAGGACGTGTCCGTCGTCGCTGGGCCCCGCGCCGTCCGGCCGCCGCACGGGCGCGTCCGACGCGACGCCGCGCAGGGCGAGTTCGGCGCGGGTCATGATCCGCACGTCCACCGCCGTACCGCTGTCACCGGTGCCAACGCTCACGTCGTACTCCCTACAGCTGGTAGGTGGAGTTGATGATGGCGCCCTTGCGCGCGTAGTGGATCAGCGCGTCCTGGACGTCCAGAGGGTGGGTCGGGATGACGCCCTCGATGAGGTCCTCCTCGCGGGCGCCGTGCAGGGAGAGGCCGAAGCGGCAGCAGTAGACCTTGCCGCCCTCGGCGATGAAGGTCTTGAGCTGGTTGTTGATGTTGTGCTCGCCGGGGAAGGCGGAGTTGCCGGTGGTCGGGAAGCCGCGTGTGGCGAGGCAGTTGAGGGAGCCGGGGCCGTAGAAGTAGATGGCGGTCTCGAAGCCCTTGCGCAGGGCGCGGGTGGCCTGCAGGACGGCGACGAAGGACACGGACGACTCGTGCGCGATGCCGTGGACGAGGGTGAAGTAGGTCTCGCCGTTCTCCGCCTGGTAGTCGGGGAAGACCTTGGTCGAGCCGTAGATGCTGGTGCCCTCGGGGAGCGAGGGGTGCGGGATCTCGTCGAGGGACTTCTGCTCGACGTCGGAGAGTTCCGCGGTGACGACGGATTCGGACATGACTGTCTCCTTGTGCGTACGAGAGGGAGTAGCGGCGGTCAGTCGTAGAGCGTGGCGAAGGTGTCCCGGAAGACCAGGTCCCCCAGGGCGCCGCCGCCGGTGGCCGCGGCGAGGCGGGCGTACTCGCCCGTGAAATCGCCCCACGGCTGGTCGCTGGCGAAGAGCACCCGGTCGTGGCCGATGCCGCGGCGCTCGATCTCCTGGGCCAGCCAGCGGGGAGTGAAGCCGATGGCCCAGGAGAGATCGGTGTAGACGCGCTTGCCGGCGTCGATCCAGTCGAAGAACCGGGAGCCGGCGAGTTTGATGTGGCCGCTCATCCCGCCGCCGAAGTGCACGAGATGGACGGGGACTTGATCGGCATACCAGTCGACGAGGTGTCCGACCTCGTCGATGTCGGAGGCGGCGCCGGGAGAGGTGTGCACATGGACGACAAGGCCGTGCCGGGCGGCCTCGGCGAAGATCCGGTCGAGCTGGGGACGGCAGGCCGGGTCCGTGGGCCGGCCGCCGAGCAGGAAGCTCAGCTTGAGCGCCTTCACACCCGGCTCACCGGCCAACGCCAGTGCCTGATCGGTGCGTTGGGCGTCCTCCGGGCGTGGCGAGACCCACAGACCGGCGCGGATCCGGTCGTCGCTCTGCGCGGCCTCGATGGCCAACTCGTTGAAGGAGAAGGCGATCGCCGGGTCCGGGACGCCGTAGTTGGGGATGACCAGGGCGCGTTCGGTGCCCTCCGCGTCCAGGTCGGCGATCAGCTGCTTGACCGTGGCCCGGGCCGTGGTGTCGGGGCTGACGGGGGGACCGCCGTAGAAGGGATACGCGGGCAGGACACCGATGTGGCGGTGTGCGTCGAAGACCATGGGTGTACGGCCCTTCAGCCGATCGGGAGGGCGGGGGCGACGCCGGCGGGAGCTCCGGTGAGGACTCCGCACACGTCGGCCGTACGGCGTCCCGCGTCGATGTGGTCGGCGAGGAACTCGGCGTCCCGGCCCACCGCCTCGAATCGTCCCGAACCCCAGGAGTGCTGCCAGGGCAGCCCCAGGAAGTACAGGCCGGGGACGTTGCTGATGCCCCGCCAGTGCATGGGGTAGCCGCGTCCGTCGAAGGCCGGGATCTCGATCCAGCGGTGGTCGCGGGTGAAACCGGTCGACCAGACGACGGAGGTGATGCCGGCCTCGGTCACGTCCAGGGCGCGGGGGTGCTCGGACGGTTCCCACACCGGCATGTAGCGCGCCTCGGTGGGGGCGTCGATGCCCTGCGCGGCGATGTGCCCGTCGATGGCGTCCTTGATGCCCTCCGCGACCGCGTCGGCATGGTCGAGGTTCACCTTCAGGTCGTCGGCGAACTCCATGCGCGCACCGCTGATCTCGGTGAGCCTGCCGTACAGCCGCATCCCGTCGTGGGCAAAGGCCCGCAGATCGATGTCGCGGCCGCCGTCGCGTCCGGTGACGTAGTGGTTGACCCGCATGCGCACCGCGTCGGCGTCGTCGAACACGTCGATGGGCTTGTCGTAGTGGCCCATGTCGTCCAGCCACGCCACACAGTCACGGCCCCGGTAGAACCGGGCGACCCGGGGGGCGCTGCCGACGGCGAGGTGCACCTGCCGGCCGGCGAGGTGGAGGTCCTCGGCTATCTGGCAGCCGGACTGACCGGTGCCCACCACGAGGACGGCGCCTTCGGGGAGCTGGTCCGCGTTGCGGTAGCCCGAGGAGTGGAGCTGTTCGACGCCGGCCGGCAGCCGCTCGGCCATCCGCGGGATCTTCGGCGTGTGGTACGGGCCCGTCGCGACGACCACCTGGTCGGCGGTGAACCCCCCGGCCGTGGTGGTGACGTCGAAGACGCCGTCCAGCGACCGGCGAAGGCGGGTCACGGACACGCCCTCCACCAGCGGCGGCTGGAAGGACGCGACGTAGTCCTCCAGGTAGCGCACGATGTCGTCGCGGACCATGAAGCCGTCCGGGTCGCTGCCGGCGTAGGGGTGACCGGGCAGCTTGCACTGCCAGTTCGGGGTGACCAGGCAGAAGGAGTCCCAGCGGCGTTCCCGCCACTCGTGTCCCACCCGGTTCGCCTCGACGACCACATGGTCGACACCGCGCTCGCACAGGCCGTGGCTGATCGACAGGCCCGCCTGGCCGCCGCCGATCACGGCGACCGTGTAGTGGGCCCCGGCGAGGCGGGGCGCCGCGCTCACCTCGGGATCCCGTCGGCGTCGAGAAGAGCCTCGACCGTGACCTTGCTGTCGGCGGGGAAGGCGCGGTGGCGCACCGTCTCCTCGATCTGCTCCAGCTGGCCGGAGGCGCCGGTGCAGTAGAAACCGAACTTCTCACGGACCCGCTCACCGGCGATTCCGAGCGCCGTTCGACTGCGCTCCAGGAAGTCGGCCAGTTCGTATGTGTCGCCGGCCGTGAAATACTCCTCGACGACCGTCGAGGGAGAATAGCAGCGCTGGGTCGTATCATCGGGCCAGCGCACATCGAAATACATCTCGGGCATGACATCCTCCATGCCGGGCGCCGGGTTGTCGGCCCCTCGCCGCTGCGTGTGACCATCACTTCAGCCAGCCGCGATTACCGAACCAGGTCATCCGGAATAAGGGGAAGTTACGGAATCCTCACGGTCAACAACGGGCGCTGGACGCGGATTTGACCCACAGGCAATAAATGCTTGTCCCGGAGCCCCCGGAACCCGGTGACCTTGATTTCCTGCTTTTGCCAGGGTGCTCTTCACGGCCGGTCAATTCCCATCGGCCGCTTCCTCGACGAGGCGGAGGAGCGACACGTGGGCGGGGTCGTCGGTGAGGGTGCGGTGCCAGATCGGGCTGACGGTGCAGCTCGGCATGGGCAGCGGCGGGGCGGACGTCGCCAAGCCCAGGTCGTCGGGGTACGCGGTGGCCGTGCGTGGGGGGCGGGGGCGCGAGTTGGAGGGCGGCGCCTGCGACGTTGGTGGTGGAGGCGATCACCCGTCGGTCGAGCCCACGTGCCTCCAGGAGGTCGTCGACGGTGCCGCGCCTGCCGTCGTAGGAGACCGGCGGTGGGGATGGGCCAGGCAGTCGTCAAGAGGGATCGGAGTCCGCGGCGGCAGCAGGCCGCGAGCATCGACACGACGATGGTGACGGGGATGTAGTGCGCCGCGGTCGCTGCGGCCACGTAGCCAGGCCGCCTCGCGGGTGCGGCGGTCGGCGACGGGCGGCACCGCGTCGAACCCCTTGGCCAGGTTCCAGGGGCCCTTGTGCCCGGTGGCGGCACCCACCTGGAGGTTCTCCTCGACGGTGAGCGACGGGAGGAGCCGGCGGCCCTCCGGGACCACGCAGACTCCCCTGCGGGCTCGGAGGATCCGGCTCGGCTGTGACGTACTCACCGGGCAGGCCGATCGTGCGGCGGAACACCGTGACGCAAGCGATGTCGTCTCGAACTGCCCGCGAACTCCGGCAGATCATCGGCAGGCTTGATGACGTCTGGAACCAACCCTCAACGCCGTACGAGGTGGACAGAGGATAAAAAGACAAGCTAAGGGCATGTCGGGGTTGTGGCGGACGTCTGAGAGGTCTTCCGGGAGGCGGAACGGGCACAGCGGCCCAGGGAAGGACCGAAGGGCGGACGGCGGCGGCGATGCCGGAGCGGCGCTCACTGCAGCCAGCCGCGGCGGGCGGCCTGGGCCGCCGCCTGGAAGCGGGTGGCCGCGCCCAGTTCGGTCATCAGGCGGTGGATGCGGCGCTGGGTGGTGCGCTCGCTCCAGCCCTGGGTGCGGGCGATGGCCGCGTCCGTGCAGCCGGACGCGAGCAGGCCCAGCAGGGCACGCGTGTCGGCGTCCGGGCCGTCGCTCCGCGCGGTCGGCGGGGTGGTGTCCCGCAGCGGGGTGGCACGTTCCCACTCGGCGTCGAAGAGTGCTTCCAGCGCGGCGAGAATGGGCGAGCGGTGGATGAGATAGGCCACGGAATGGCCGCCGGTGGCGAGACTGAAGGGGATGATCGCCGAGCGGTCGTCGGCGATCACCAGTTTCAGCGGCAACTCCGCCCGCACTCTGGCTTCTTCACCGGCCCGCACGCTCGGCAGGATGTCGTCGCGAAGCCGGCCCGGCCACGCCACGGCGGCCCGGTCGTAGATGACGCGATGGGCGACACCGGTGTGCTGCCGCCGGCGCTGGTTCTCCAGATCGCTGCCCGGGCGGTTGACATAGGGGGGCCGGTCGAAGGCGCGTATGCGGTGCTGTGCGCTCCCGGTGAGCCGCTGGAAGGCCGCATTGATGTCCTCGTGACCGGTGAGCAGCTCCACGGCGATGCTCGGGTCGCTGATCCGGTTGGCCTCGCGATGCGTCTCGGCGAGCTGCCGGACCAGGGAGCGGGCCGTGTCGAGCCGGCGCTCGCTCTCCCGGATGAGCTCGGTGACGGCCACGTCCGGAGCGGCGGCCGTGAAACGAGGCGGGCGGCCCGCCGACCGGATCGCGAGGCCGTTCTTCACCAGGGCGGACAGATGACGGCCGGCCACCGCCGCACCCATGCCGCAGGCTTCGGCGATCTCCGAGGCGCTGCCCCGGGGCAGCCCGACCAGGACGGTGTAGACCAGCTGCGATCCGTCGCTGAGGCCGACGACGTCAAGTTCCATTTCCAGCTCCGGTATCCGCTTTCCACCAGCCGCCACCTGCTACGACGTGGCCACCACGCCATCCTCGCGCACGGTCCGCTCCCGCCCGCGTCCGCCCCTGGGCCAAAGGCGGACCGTGTCGCCCCGCGGCTCCCGTGGCCGATCTCTGCCAGCTGACGGAAGTCCGCCACGGCCCCCATCTTGTGCCGGCTCCCAGGGGTTGACAGATTCCCCACGCGTCGGCGCCGTTCAGACGGCCGACACCCTCTCTTTCCCCGATCTCCTCACGCAAGAAGTGGAGTGCCCATGAAACGGCGGAGACGAGCGGTCGCTCGTGGCGTCGGCGCCATAGCCACCGCGGCCCTGCTGCTCGGCACGCCCGTGCAGTACGCGGCCGCGTCCGGAACGGCTGCCACAGCGTCCGGCCCCGGCTCGAAGGACGCGCCTGCCGCGCCCGCCCCGTCAGCCGTGCCGGGTGCCTCCGCACTCGGTCCCCTGGGCTCCTTCCTGAAGCCCGATCCCGTGCGGACCAAGCCGGCCGGCCCCCACCAGGTCCTCGTGGTCCTGGGGCCCGACGCCCAGGTGACCGGCGAACCGAAGGGCGGGCGGAGCGACCTCCGGGTCCGCACCCCGCTCACCTCCGACGCCCGGGTGAACACCGCCCTGCGACGCGCCCACGCCGTCTCCATCCGGCCCCTGCTCCCGGGACTCACCGCCGCGCAGGGCCGCGAACTGCACTCGGCCGCCCGGGCGAAGCTCGGCGCCGGCGCGGTCGACCTGTCCCGGGTCCAGGTCGTTCAGCTGGCCGGTGGCGACGCCACCGCCGCCGCCCGGACACTGGCCGCGGCACCGGGCGTCGTCTACGCGGAACCCGACCAGACCGTCTCGCCGATGAACACCGGCGCCGTACCCCTGCACGCACCGGGAACCGCGACCGCGACCGGCGGTGCCGACGTCGACGGACGTGACACGCCGAAGGCGCGGCACAGCGGCACGACCGGCTCCGACGGTGTCCCCGGCAACGCCGCCCTCGCCACCTCGACGCAGAGCTTCCTCAACGCCGGCGGCGTCGACGCCACCGGCGCCTACAGCCTGCTCAAGCGGAAGTTCGGCCAGCTGCCGGGCACCGGAGAGACCATCACCAACGTCTCGATCGGCGACCTCACCGACGAGACGACGCCGAACCTCGGTTCGACCGGCCCGACGACCGTCCTGCACGACGGCCGCCGGTACCTGGACGTCCCCACCATGCCGCTGATCCCCACCTACACCGCCGACGCCACCGGCGCCCTCGACCCGGCCGGCTCGACCCAGGGACAGGACCCGGCGCTCGGCGAGGTGCTCCTGGACTTCTCCGTGATGGCGCCGCTCCCGCACGAGGCGCAGCGCCCGGGGATGCAGGGCAGCGGGGACTCCGACCTGCTGGGTATCGCCCCGGGCGCCAAGTACCGGCTCGTCGTCCCGCAGGAGCCGACCTTCAGTCAGATCGCCGTCGCCCTGCTGGCCGCGGCCCGGCAGACACCGCGGCCCGACGTGATCACCGCCAGCCTGGGCTACGGCACCGACGCCTACGGCATGCCCGGCCGTTACCTGGAGGACGACCCCGTCCAGCAGTCGGTGATCGCGTCCATCGTGCGGCAGTACGGCATCACCGTCGTCGTCTCGTCGAACGACGGCACCCGCCTGTACACCAACGCGGCCGTCGGACCGGACGGCGGCAGCACACCGACCGACGTGACACGCAAGCCCGCCGACACCACCCGTATCGGCGACGACCAGATGTCGACCACGCCCACCCGGGTCCTCGACTCCGGGGCGATCGCCGCGGGCGGCACGACAACCGACGACACGCTGTCCGTTCCCCCGCAGGACGGCGGCGCGGCCTCCTCGGCCGGCACCTGGGCGACCACCCGGCTCAACGGCTCCGGTGTCTTCTCCTCGGGATTCGGCACACGCGTGGACGTCTCGGCGCCCAGTGACGGCATACCCGCCTTCGAACACCAGGGCCAGACCGCGCAGTCCGTCGCGGAGGTCCTCAGCGGCGGCACCTCCGCCTCCGCCCCCGAGATCGCGGCGGCCGCCGCGGTCGTCCTGCAGACCTCGCGGCTGACCGGCCGGCACCCGTCACCCGACGACGTGCGCTCACTGCTGGAGCGGACCGGTCGCGCCGTGCCCACGCCGCCGCAGATCGACCGGCCGCTGCACGTGGGCCCGCAGCTCGACGTCACGGCGGCCGTCCAGGCCGTACTGGCCGAGGCACACGGCAAACTCGCCGACACCGGAGCGGCCAGGATCGTGCGGCTGTCCGTGGCGCATCGCCAGACCATCGGCGGCCTCGGCGGCAGCTACCTGGAATCCACCGATCCGGACCGCGTCGACCTGGCCGGCCCTGGCACGGGGTCCGGTGCCACCGGGGAGGGCCTGGTGGGCCCGGTGACGATCGGTGCCGACGTGACCGGCCTGACGGGAGACAAGGGCGTCGAGTACGTGCTGCGCATCGGGAAGCGGGAGTTCACTTCCGCCACTCCCGCGGTACGGCTGACGCCCACCCAGATGCTCACCGCGGCGGGGCTGCCCGTCGCCTCCACGACCGACCGCCGGCTCTCCCTCACGTTCGAGGTGCGCCACGGCCGCCAGGTGCT
Coding sequences within:
- a CDS encoding MSMEG_0569 family flavin-dependent oxidoreductase; the encoded protein is MSAAPRLAGAHYTVAVIGGGQAGLSISHGLCERGVDHVVVEANRVGHEWRERRWDSFCLVTPNWQCKLPGHPYAGSDPDGFMVRDDIVRYLEDYVASFQPPLVEGVSVTRLRRSLDGVFDVTTTAGGFTADQVVVATGPYHTPKIPRMAERLPAGVEQLHSSGYRNADQLPEGAVLVVGTGQSGCQIAEDLHLAGRQVHLAVGSAPRVARFYRGRDCVAWLDDMGHYDKPIDVFDDADAVRMRVNHYVTGRDGGRDIDLRAFAHDGMRLYGRLTEISGARMEFADDLKVNLDHADAVAEGIKDAIDGHIAAQGIDAPTEARYMPVWEPSEHPRALDVTEAGITSVVWSTGFTRDHRWIEIPAFDGRGYPMHWRGISNVPGLYFLGLPWQHSWGSGRFEAVGRDAEFLADHIDAGRRTADVCGVLTGAPAGVAPALPIG
- a CDS encoding MSMEG_0570 family nitrogen starvation response protein; amino-acid sequence: MPEMYFDVRWPDDTTQRCYSPSTVVEEYFTAGDTYELADFLERSRTALGIAGERVREKFGFYCTGASGQLEQIEETVRHRAFPADSKVTVEALLDADGIPR
- a CDS encoding helix-turn-helix domain-containing protein; this encodes MELDVVGLSDGSQLVYTVLVGLPRGSASEIAEACGMGAAVAGRHLSALVKNGLAIRSAGRPPRFTAAAPDVAVTELIRESERRLDTARSLVRQLAETHREANRISDPSIAVELLTGHEDINAAFQRLTGSAQHRIRAFDRPPYVNRPGSDLENQRRRQHTGVAHRVIYDRAAVAWPGRLRDDILPSVRAGEEARVRAELPLKLVIADDRSAIIPFSLATGGHSVAYLIHRSPILAALEALFDAEWERATPLRDTTPPTARSDGPDADTRALLGLLASGCTDAAIARTQGWSERTTQRRIHRLMTELGAATRFQAAAQAARRGWLQ
- a CDS encoding S8 family serine peptidase; amino-acid sequence: MKRRRRAVARGVGAIATAALLLGTPVQYAAASGTAATASGPGSKDAPAAPAPSAVPGASALGPLGSFLKPDPVRTKPAGPHQVLVVLGPDAQVTGEPKGGRSDLRVRTPLTSDARVNTALRRAHAVSIRPLLPGLTAAQGRELHSAARAKLGAGAVDLSRVQVVQLAGGDATAAARTLAAAPGVVYAEPDQTVSPMNTGAVPLHAPGTATATGGADVDGRDTPKARHSGTTGSDGVPGNAALATSTQSFLNAGGVDATGAYSLLKRKFGQLPGTGETITNVSIGDLTDETTPNLGSTGPTTVLHDGRRYLDVPTMPLIPTYTADATGALDPAGSTQGQDPALGEVLLDFSVMAPLPHEAQRPGMQGSGDSDLLGIAPGAKYRLVVPQEPTFSQIAVALLAAARQTPRPDVITASLGYGTDAYGMPGRYLEDDPVQQSVIASIVRQYGITVVVSSNDGTRLYTNAAVGPDGGSTPTDVTRKPADTTRIGDDQMSTTPTRVLDSGAIAAGGTTTDDTLSVPPQDGGAASSAGTWATTRLNGSGVFSSGFGTRVDVSAPSDGIPAFEHQGQTAQSVAEVLSGGTSASAPEIAAAAAVVLQTSRLTGRHPSPDDVRSLLERTGRAVPTPPQIDRPLHVGPQLDVTAAVQAVLAEAHGKLADTGAARIVRLSVAHRQTIGGLGGSYLESTDPDRVDLAGPGTGSGATGEGLVGPVTIGADVTGLTGDKGVEYVLRIGKREFTSATPAVRLTPTQMLTAAGLPVASTTDRRLSLTFEVRHGRQVLASAHHELTFGPTDGGYAEALAPVVQPVVEAGHSVRVRYDLSGVRNVSSPELVVSGVGHFSPAAAPIFSASYSVPLTAPSGTVTVPAGAFTAGGGIYGIGVVQNPTGGARGVPVYGEFASVRVDGASIAQRPDAPALGAEPSGGPSAGSGHLLEITRAAPRFSVSYDVSRVRGATGTLLEFSAPGPNMYGSYNLVSNQNGTVRDHDGVDSPATLHRSLKGTRGTAKLDARALKLPSSVAYDVRVFAVDRSGGILGQASPTSLLAYDDGPAPDGTNLTDFAIVPGGTSVASVESPTGEGSVYDYDAADGTYGRKLTGDPAYGSIYEVFGVDSSHHVLVLHKQTTTGEQWLETYDTGTGDAVGRPARVDDQYVVTGGRVDDERHRAAVLATRAADGASFVLPVDTATGTLGTPLQLDSTAVRGAPYGLLELDRTTGVFTAQKTGSTVNCLAGSGSGTVAEVDLDTATVTQAPGGTPCAGALASDEEGHFYETWYHSISVNFAGTGYLAQLGGGDPVNVGAAQAPVALAVDGRHHLALLGFRYPDLQPTGGFQQYGFTDNNATGRIAVVDLRSGKTVETVSGVEYPLFGAYNGRLDSHHERAVQLDPATRTGWTYAGDGSQIQQFSY